In a single window of the Sediminicoccus sp. KRV36 genome:
- the nikR gene encoding nickel-responsive transcriptional regulator NikR, translating into MQRLTISLDDDTAEALDAFMTNRGYDNRSEAMRDLLRAGLRDAAGERDPSLPCVAAVSYLYDHHERELGRRLTEAQHAHHDLGVTTLHLHLDHHQCVEVALLRGPAAQVRGFAEALVRERGVRLGGINVMPIPQAAAPPARRLARQKT; encoded by the coding sequence GTGCAACGCCTGACCATCAGCCTCGATGACGACACCGCCGAAGCGCTTGACGCCTTCATGACGAACCGCGGCTACGATAACCGCTCGGAAGCGATGCGCGACCTGCTGCGCGCCGGGCTGCGCGATGCGGCAGGGGAGCGGGACCCATCCCTGCCCTGCGTCGCGGCCGTATCCTATCTGTATGACCATCATGAGCGCGAACTCGGCCGCCGCCTGACCGAGGCGCAGCATGCGCACCATGATCTGGGCGTCACGACGCTGCATCTGCATCTCGACCATCATCAATGCGTCGAGGTCGCGCTGCTGCGCGGCCCGGCCGCCCAGGTGCGGGGCTTTGCCGAGGCGCTGGTGCGCGAACGCGGCGTTCGGCTGGGCGGCATCAACGTCATGCCCATTCCGCAAGCTGCCGCGCCGCCCGCACGCCGGCTGGCCCGGCAAAAAACGTAA
- a CDS encoding alkyl sulfatase dimerization domain-containing protein: MTSRRDFMQTLPVTGAAFAVAGKLVLDDAPAQAQPAATPLAGHFHPKGKAPSRFTQDALREARAALPFADTQDFDENRRGLVARMPELKIMADAGHVAWDMERFQFLDRQDEFDSIHPSLHRISKLNNNYGLYEVMPGIYQVRGFDLAQITFVRGRTGWIVFDVLVTGEVARAAWRLFQQHKGEGLPITAVVYSHNHADHWGGIRGIVSEADVRSGKVQIIAPRDFLRHTVEENVYAGNAMNRRLFFQYGLLLPAAPHGYVGQGLGQGVSSGAVGLIAPTRIVEDAIEAFEVDGIPMVFQNTPGTEAPAEMNTWIPGMKALWMAENVIASLHNIYTLRGAPVRDPLRWSKYIAEALHRFGLEAEVMFASHHWPRWGNQRIQEVLRAQRDLYANMNNQVLHLANQGVTINQVHNVYEVPKTLQQKWYCRGYHGSPEHNSRGVIQRFLGFWDCNPATLIPLSPSESAPLYVEMMGGAAPILARGRQLHDAGQYKLSTEILNKLVQAEPQNQAAKDLLADVYEQLGYQQENPGLRNSFLAGAYELRSGIPQGEAVSSSSPDVIRAMSTELFLNFLGIRMDTKKAEGLRFTINLVTPDNGEKFIVEMENATLTNIQGFQAPNPTLTLTINRVDLEQVMAGTKTLEAQIAEGKARVQGDVTVLAKLAATMVDFDPRFEILPGTKARGEAIMHADAYQAVPGGVIPE, translated from the coding sequence ATGACCAGCCGCCGAGATTTCATGCAAACCCTGCCCGTCACCGGTGCTGCCTTCGCCGTGGCAGGGAAATTGGTGCTGGACGACGCCCCGGCCCAGGCCCAGCCGGCCGCCACGCCGCTGGCAGGCCATTTCCATCCCAAGGGCAAGGCGCCATCCCGCTTCACCCAGGATGCGCTGCGCGAGGCTCGCGCCGCCTTGCCCTTCGCCGATACCCAGGATTTCGACGAAAACCGCCGCGGCCTGGTCGCGCGGATGCCTGAGCTGAAGATCATGGCCGATGCGGGGCATGTCGCCTGGGATATGGAGCGCTTCCAGTTCCTCGACCGGCAGGATGAATTCGACAGCATACACCCCTCGCTGCACCGCATCTCAAAGCTCAACAACAATTACGGCCTCTATGAGGTGATGCCCGGCATCTACCAGGTGCGTGGCTTCGATCTGGCGCAGATCACCTTCGTGCGCGGCCGCACCGGCTGGATCGTCTTCGACGTGCTGGTCACGGGTGAGGTTGCGCGCGCCGCCTGGCGCCTGTTCCAGCAGCACAAGGGCGAGGGGCTGCCGATAACGGCCGTGGTGTATTCACACAACCATGCCGACCATTGGGGCGGCATTCGCGGCATTGTAAGCGAGGCCGATGTGCGGTCCGGCAAGGTGCAGATCATCGCCCCGCGCGATTTTCTGCGCCACACGGTCGAGGAGAATGTCTACGCCGGCAATGCGATGAACCGCCGGCTGTTCTTCCAGTATGGGCTGCTACTGCCGGCAGCGCCGCATGGTTATGTGGGGCAGGGGCTTGGCCAAGGTGTTTCCTCCGGCGCGGTTGGGCTGATTGCGCCCACGCGCATCGTCGAGGATGCCATCGAGGCGTTCGAGGTGGATGGCATTCCCATGGTCTTCCAGAATACCCCTGGCACCGAGGCGCCCGCCGAGATGAACACCTGGATTCCGGGCATGAAGGCGCTGTGGATGGCGGAGAATGTCATCGCATCCCTGCATAACATCTACACGCTGCGCGGTGCCCCGGTGCGCGACCCGCTGCGGTGGTCGAAATACATCGCCGAGGCGCTGCATCGCTTCGGCCTGGAGGCGGAGGTGATGTTCGCCTCCCACCACTGGCCGCGCTGGGGCAACCAGCGCATCCAGGAGGTGTTGCGGGCGCAGCGCGACCTCTACGCCAACATGAACAACCAGGTGCTGCACCTGGCCAATCAGGGCGTGACGATCAACCAGGTGCACAATGTCTATGAGGTGCCAAAGACGCTGCAACAGAAGTGGTATTGCCGCGGCTACCACGGCTCGCCAGAGCATAATTCGCGGGGCGTCATCCAGCGCTTCCTGGGCTTCTGGGACTGCAACCCCGCCACGCTCATCCCGCTTTCACCAAGTGAGAGCGCGCCGCTCTATGTCGAGATGATGGGTGGGGCGGCGCCCATCCTGGCACGGGGCAGGCAGCTGCATGATGCGGGGCAATACAAGCTTTCCACGGAGATCCTGAACAAGCTGGTGCAGGCCGAGCCGCAGAACCAGGCGGCGAAGGATTTGCTGGCCGATGTCTATGAACAGCTTGGCTACCAGCAGGAAAATCCGGGGCTGCGGAACAGCTTCCTGGCCGGCGCCTATGAGCTGCGCAGCGGCATCCCGCAGGGTGAGGCGGTCAGCTCTTCCAGCCCTGACGTCATTCGCGCCATGTCCACCGAACTGTTCCTGAACTTCCTGGGCATCCGGATGGATACGAAGAAGGCCGAAGGGCTCCGCTTCACCATCAACCTCGTGACGCCCGACAATGGGGAGAAGTTCATCGTGGAAATGGAGAATGCCACGCTCACCAACATCCAGGGCTTTCAGGCGCCGAATCCGACATTGACGCTGACCATCAACCGCGTCGACCTCGAACAGGTGATGGCAGGCACCAAGACGCTGGAAGCTCAGATCGCCGAGGGCAAGGCGCGTGTGCAGGGTGATGTGACCGTCTTGGCCAAGCTGGCCGCCACGATGGTGGATTTCGACCCACGTTTTGAAATCCTGCCGGGCACCAAGGCGCGTGGCGAGGCCATCATGCATGCCGATGCCTACCAGGCTGTGCCAGGTGGTGTCATCCCGGAATAG
- a CDS encoding YeeE/YedE thiosulfate transporter family protein: MTATDFTPVASLLGGALIGVAAVMLMATQGRIAGVSGIAVRLLPPYADRELAGRLAFILGIIAAPLVVLLATGTAPIPIIEAGPALLVLAGLLVGFGSVWGNGCTSGHGVCGLSRLSMRSLVATLSFMATAMITVFLTRHIL; encoded by the coding sequence ATGACTGCCACCGACTTCACGCCGGTGGCATCGCTCCTCGGCGGCGCGTTGATTGGCGTGGCGGCGGTGATGCTGATGGCCACGCAGGGCCGCATCGCCGGTGTCAGCGGCATCGCTGTGCGGCTGCTGCCACCCTACGCGGACCGGGAATTGGCCGGCCGCCTGGCCTTCATCCTGGGCATCATCGCGGCACCGCTTGTCGTGCTGCTCGCCACCGGGACGGCGCCCATACCGATCATCGAGGCAGGGCCGGCCCTGTTGGTCCTGGCGGGGCTGTTGGTCGGGTTTGGTTCCGTCTGGGGCAATGGTTGCACGTCGGGCCACGGAGTCTGCGGCCTGTCGCGCCTGTCCATGCGTTCGCTGGTCGCAACGCTCAGCTTCATGGCGACGGCGATGATCACCGTTTTCCTCACACGCCACATCCTGTGA
- a CDS encoding DUF2892 domain-containing protein: protein MVNIGSFDRAARFVLGSALLAAPFLVPDAFASLGPWRFAVAGVGAVLLGTAVFRICPAYLLFGIRTCAIGKS, encoded by the coding sequence ATGGTCAATATCGGTTCATTCGACCGCGCCGCTCGCTTCGTGCTCGGCTCCGCCCTGCTCGCCGCCCCCTTCTTGGTGCCTGACGCCTTCGCATCGCTCGGCCCATGGCGCTTTGCCGTCGCCGGCGTCGGTGCCGTGCTGCTCGGAACTGCGGTGTTCCGCATCTGCCCGGCCTATTTGCTGTTTGGCATCCGCACCTGCGCGATCGGCAAGTCGTGA
- a CDS encoding ABC transporter substrate-binding protein: MLPRRFCLILAAALALSTPLAAQHSGGTAVIAVAGDPGHLNPAISTAGPLHAIAGSLFNGLVALDEAGHPEPDLAASWDVAPDGLVVTFRLRPGVHWHDGQPFTSADVKASFEQMLLRFHARARAGLAPALAGIEAPDPLTVVFRLNRPHPALLRQLDVTEAPILPAHLFAGTDPTTNPVNLRPIGTGPFRFESYRRDDQVVLARNPAYFKSALPRLDRLVFRIIPDANTQVNALLAGEVDMLARISAPDAARLRGRGVTLTETRAAAGGSNCVMTLSFNLDRPTPGNIALREAMALGLDRQRILELVGFGQGRVAEAPIASGIGWAHRPGTLAAWQLDPVEANRRLDAAGLARGADGVRTTLDILHFPAFARWSEIMRQQLAPLGIALRVRMPDPAAFAQAVFTRRDFDVALISYCNGTDPEIGVRRMVHSSAIGNVPFSNAAGYRNAEVDRQFDIAASVQDEKLRGDAYRAAQAILARDLPYWWLVETDFLAAWQDRFADFAPWSGQVAERAWRRP; encoded by the coding sequence GTGTTGCCTCGCCGATTTTGCCTGATCCTGGCGGCCGCGCTGGCATTGTCCACGCCGCTGGCCGCGCAGCATTCGGGTGGGACGGCGGTGATCGCTGTCGCGGGCGATCCAGGCCACCTCAACCCGGCGATTTCCACTGCCGGCCCCCTGCACGCCATCGCTGGTTCGCTGTTCAACGGGCTGGTCGCGCTGGATGAGGCTGGGCATCCGGAGCCAGATCTGGCGGCCTCCTGGGATGTGGCGCCGGATGGGCTCGTCGTCACCTTCCGGCTGCGCCCGGGCGTCCATTGGCATGATGGGCAACCCTTCACCTCCGCCGACGTGAAGGCCAGCTTTGAGCAAATGCTGCTGCGCTTCCACGCGCGTGCCCGCGCCGGCCTGGCACCCGCCCTGGCCGGGATCGAGGCGCCGGACCCGCTGACCGTGGTGTTCCGCCTGAACCGCCCGCATCCGGCGCTGCTGCGGCAACTGGACGTGACCGAGGCGCCCATCCTGCCCGCGCATCTTTTCGCCGGCACCGACCCCACCACCAACCCCGTCAATCTGCGGCCCATCGGCACTGGCCCCTTCCGCTTCGAGAGTTACCGGCGCGATGATCAGGTGGTGCTCGCCCGCAACCCTGCCTACTTCAAGAGCGCTTTGCCGCGCCTCGATCGTCTGGTGTTCCGCATCATTCCCGATGCCAATACCCAGGTGAATGCTCTGCTGGCGGGCGAGGTGGACATGCTGGCCCGCATCTCCGCCCCTGATGCCGCGCGGTTGCGCGGGCGCGGCGTGACCTTGACCGAGACGCGCGCAGCGGCCGGTGGATCCAACTGCGTGATGACCCTCTCCTTCAATCTGGACCGCCCCACCCCCGGCAACATCGCGCTGCGCGAGGCCATGGCGCTCGGTCTGGACCGGCAGCGCATTTTGGAACTGGTGGGTTTTGGCCAGGGCCGGGTGGCGGAAGCGCCGATCGCTTCGGGCATTGGTTGGGCGCATCGGCCAGGCACCCTGGCGGCCTGGCAGCTCGACCCGGTGGAGGCCAATCGCCGCCTGGATGCGGCGGGGCTTGCCCGCGGGGCCGATGGCGTGCGCACCACGCTCGACATCCTGCACTTCCCTGCCTTCGCCCGCTGGTCCGAGATCATGCGGCAGCAATTGGCCCCACTCGGCATCGCGTTGCGCGTGCGCATGCCGGACCCCGCCGCCTTCGCGCAGGCGGTGTTCACGCGGCGTGACTTTGATGTGGCGCTGATTTCCTACTGCAACGGAACCGACCCCGAGATTGGCGTGCGGCGCATGGTGCATTCCTCCGCCATCGGCAACGTGCCGTTCTCCAACGCGGCCGGCTACCGCAATGCCGAGGTGGACCGGCAATTCGACATCGCCGCCTCCGTGCAGGACGAGAAACTCCGGGGCGATGCCTATCGCGCTGCGCAGGCGATCCTGGCGCGGGACCTGCCCTATTGGTGGCTGGTTGAAACCGATTTCCTCGCCGCCTGGCAGGATCGCTTCGCTGATTTCGCGCCCTGGTCGGGACAGGTGGCGGAGCGCGCCTGGCGGCGGCCCTAA
- a CDS encoding ABC transporter permease has product MTARGAALALLVAIYVACLILAPSGSLAMLEPHVALLSPRLAHPLGTDDLGRDMLAALLQAGRTSLTVATVATGLALLIGVLVGLLAGIVPGWVDEGLMRVGEITASLPALLLAVLLAALFGGSATNLALLLGLTRWPVIARIVRMEVRSLLGREFLRAAWALGASPFQVARRHLLPHLAGPVMAAAGIVFGGAVVAEAALAFVGLGDPAVTSWGQMVAAGFAVLGLGWWMWLWPAAMLVTVSGLVAVAASAGEELR; this is encoded by the coding sequence ATGACGGCGCGCGGCGCGGCGCTGGCCCTGTTGGTGGCGATCTACGTCGCTTGCCTGATCTTGGCGCCCAGCGGGTCCCTCGCGATGCTGGAGCCGCATGTGGCTTTGCTTTCGCCGCGCCTGGCGCATCCGCTTGGCACCGATGACCTGGGGCGCGACATGCTGGCGGCATTGCTGCAAGCCGGCCGAACCTCACTCACCGTCGCGACGGTGGCGACTGGCCTGGCCCTGCTGATTGGCGTGCTGGTTGGGCTGTTGGCGGGCATCGTGCCGGGGTGGGTCGATGAGGGCCTGATGCGTGTGGGCGAGATCACGGCCAGCCTGCCGGCGCTGCTGCTGGCCGTGCTGTTGGCGGCCCTGTTCGGTGGGTCTGCCACGAATCTCGCGCTGCTGCTTGGCCTGACGCGTTGGCCGGTGATCGCGCGGATCGTGCGGATGGAAGTGCGCAGCCTGCTCGGCCGGGAATTCCTGCGCGCGGCCTGGGCGCTGGGGGCTTCACCTTTCCAGGTGGCGCGGCGCCATCTGCTGCCGCATCTGGCAGGGCCGGTCATGGCCGCTGCCGGGATCGTCTTTGGCGGCGCCGTAGTGGCCGAGGCTGCATTGGCCTTTGTCGGGCTGGGTGATCCAGCGGTGACGAGTTGGGGGCAGATGGTGGCGGCGGGCTTTGCGGTGCTCGGCCTCGGCTGGTGGATGTGGCTCTGGCCTGCGGCGATGCTTGTGACGGTCAGCGGGCTGGTAGCCGTTGCTGCCTCGGCCGGGGAAGAACTGCGCTGA
- a CDS encoding sulfur transferase domain-containing protein produces the protein MQPKRIGASLSVAAQITANAMASIATAGCKSVMCDRPGDEGAEQRGFAEMEAAAQAAGYSGMTPPGTAW, from the coding sequence ATGCAGCCGAAGCGCATTGGCGCGTCACTCTCCGTCGCTGCTCAGATCACCGCCAACGCCATGGCCAGCATCGCCACCGCCGGGTGCAAATCCGTCATGTGCGATCGCCCGGGTGACGAAGGCGCGGAGCAGCGAGGCTTCGCCGAGATGGAGGCCGCGGCGCAGGCAGCGGGCTATTCCGGGATGACACCACCTGGCACAGCCTGGTAG
- a CDS encoding ABC transporter permease has product MAGILLRRLAFGFIAIFASASLAFVLAWHAPGGPAVGLAGEYGAPGYLEEVAARYGLDRPAFEVWLGWMGRLLRGDLGHSWREQASVAALILERLPLTLSLTLAAAALAALAGTLIGLAASASERRWPVAALSALHAVPGYVVAQALVLVFALGLGLLPVQGIADSRAPAAGGLAWGLERLRYLALPIVALTLHQLCFVGLLVRAGLIAEMRQPYVVAAEARGLSRAAARWRHALPNAWLPVATLTAMRLGSLVGGALVIEVAFALPGLGRLAVSAAMARDHPVVIGTVVAACGMAWAANLLADAAAPWLDPRLRPAGR; this is encoded by the coding sequence TTGGCCGGCATTCTGCTGCGGCGGCTGGCCTTCGGGTTCATCGCCATCTTCGCCTCGGCCAGCCTTGCCTTCGTGCTGGCCTGGCATGCGCCCGGCGGGCCGGCGGTGGGGCTGGCCGGGGAGTATGGCGCGCCGGGCTATCTGGAGGAGGTGGCCGCCCGCTACGGTCTGGACCGGCCGGCCTTCGAGGTCTGGCTCGGCTGGATGGGGCGGCTGCTGCGGGGCGATCTCGGGCACTCCTGGCGGGAGCAGGCGTCCGTCGCGGCGCTGATCCTGGAGCGTCTGCCGCTGACCTTGAGCCTGACGCTGGCGGCGGCGGCGCTTGCGGCCCTGGCCGGGACGTTGATCGGCCTCGCCGCCTCGGCCAGCGAGCGTCGCTGGCCGGTGGCGGCGCTCTCGGCACTGCATGCCGTGCCAGGCTATGTCGTGGCGCAGGCGCTCGTTCTGGTCTTCGCGCTCGGCCTGGGTCTGCTGCCGGTGCAGGGCATCGCTGATTCACGCGCACCGGCGGCTGGCGGCCTGGCCTGGGGGCTGGAGCGGCTGCGCTATCTGGCCCTGCCGATCGTGGCGCTGACCCTGCACCAACTCTGCTTCGTGGGGCTTCTGGTTCGTGCCGGGCTGATCGCGGAGATGCGCCAGCCCTATGTCGTGGCGGCCGAGGCGCGTGGCCTGTCACGTGCGGCGGCGCGCTGGCGGCATGCGCTGCCAAATGCCTGGCTGCCGGTGGCAACGCTGACCGCCATGCGCCTGGGCAGCCTGGTGGGTGGAGCCTTGGTGATCGAGGTGGCCTTCGCATTGCCGGGCCTTGGGCGGCTGGCCGTCTCCGCGGCGATGGCGCGGGACCATCCGGTGGTGATCGGCACGGTGGTTGCGGCCTGCGGCATGGCCTGGGCCGCGAACCTCCTGGCCGATGCCGCGGCACCCTGGCTTGACCCCCGGCTGCGGCCCGCTGGCCGATGA
- a CDS encoding MBL fold metallo-hydrolase translates to MNVLPQHVDLSIKPEVTAFFDAPTNTISYVVKDPASPACAIIDSVMDLDYAAGRITHGSAEAIIAHIKAHGLRLEWLIETHVHADHLSAAPYIQQQLGGQIGIGEQITTVQEVFGKVFNEGTEFRRDGSQFDRLLKDGDTYSIGGMTAFAMHTPGHTPACMTHIVGNAAFVGDTLFMPDGGSARADFPGGDARTLFRSIQRVLQLPPETRLFMCHDYGPNGRDIQWETTVAEEARHNIHVKDGITEDAFVAMREARDATLGMPRLIIPSLQVNMRGGTLPPADASGKVFLKVPVNAL, encoded by the coding sequence ATGAACGTCCTTCCGCAACACGTCGATCTGTCCATAAAACCCGAGGTCACGGCCTTCTTCGACGCACCGACCAACACCATCAGCTACGTCGTGAAAGACCCCGCTTCCCCCGCCTGCGCCATTATCGATTCTGTGATGGATCTCGACTACGCGGCCGGCCGCATCACGCATGGCTCGGCCGAGGCGATCATCGCCCATATCAAGGCGCATGGCCTTCGGCTCGAATGGCTGATCGAGACGCATGTGCATGCGGACCATCTCTCCGCCGCGCCCTATATCCAGCAGCAGCTCGGTGGCCAGATCGGCATTGGGGAGCAGATCACCACCGTCCAGGAAGTCTTTGGCAAGGTGTTCAACGAGGGCACCGAATTCCGCCGGGACGGCAGCCAGTTCGACCGCCTGCTCAAGGATGGCGATACTTACAGCATCGGCGGCATGACGGCCTTCGCGATGCATACCCCGGGCCATACCCCCGCCTGCATGACGCATATTGTGGGCAATGCCGCCTTTGTCGGTGACACGCTGTTCATGCCGGATGGCGGTTCGGCCCGTGCCGACTTCCCGGGTGGTGATGCACGGACGTTGTTCCGCTCAATCCAACGCGTGCTGCAACTTCCGCCCGAGACCCGGCTCTTCATGTGCCACGACTACGGCCCGAATGGCCGCGACATCCAGTGGGAGACCACCGTCGCCGAGGAGGCCCGGCATAATATCCATGTGAAGGATGGCATCACCGAGGACGCCTTCGTGGCAATGCGTGAAGCGCGTGACGCGACACTCGGCATGCCGCGGCTGATCATTCCATCGCTGCAAGTGAATATGCGCGGGGGCACTCTGCCCCCTGCGGATGCAAGCGGCAAGGTCTTCCTGAAAGTTCCCGTCAACGCCCTGTGA
- a CDS encoding metalloregulator ArsR/SmtB family transcription factor, whose amino-acid sequence MKNAITDNALIALEEKADAAARLLGALANAKRLMALCHLLEGKKSVGCLAELVGLAPAALSQHLARMRDLGLVATRREGQTIFYSLASQEVEAILATLYRLYCAPAMAPGG is encoded by the coding sequence ATGAAAAACGCTATCACAGATAATGCTTTGATTGCTTTGGAGGAGAAGGCAGATGCGGCAGCCCGCTTGCTCGGGGCGCTGGCGAACGCCAAGCGCCTGATGGCGCTGTGCCACCTGCTGGAAGGGAAGAAATCCGTCGGGTGCCTTGCGGAGCTGGTCGGGTTGGCGCCGGCCGCCCTGTCACAGCATCTCGCCAGGATGCGGGACCTCGGCCTGGTTGCGACGCGGCGGGAGGGCCAGACGATCTTCTACAGCCTGGCCAGTCAGGAAGTGGAGGCCATCCTGGCCACGCTCTACCGTCTTTACTGCGCGCCGGCCATGGCTCCGGGCGGATGA
- a CDS encoding Spy/CpxP family protein refolding chaperone → MMGPGMGHAMMGGQAPNSADATARLATLKAELGIRPEQTAAWNAYAATLQATGENMRTARPADMGAVHSMSPQDRQALMTGMQTRRDSALAAIRNAAEALLPALDDAQKAKAQQLLPGLAPHGPGMMRHAGMGMPFSGPGSMPAR, encoded by the coding sequence ATGATGGGCCCGGGCATGGGTCATGCCATGATGGGCGGCCAGGCCCCGAATTCTGCTGATGCCACGGCGCGCCTTGCCACCCTGAAGGCGGAGCTCGGCATCAGGCCGGAGCAGACGGCGGCCTGGAATGCCTATGCGGCAACCCTGCAAGCGACTGGCGAAAACATGCGCACCGCTCGCCCGGCAGATATGGGCGCGGTGCACAGCATGTCGCCGCAGGATCGACAGGCCTTGATGACCGGCATGCAGACGCGCCGTGACAGCGCCCTTGCCGCGATCCGCAATGCGGCAGAGGCCCTGCTGCCGGCGCTCGACGACGCGCAGAAGGCGAAGGCCCAGCAGCTGCTTCCGGGCCTTGCCCCGCACGGCCCAGGCATGATGCGCCATGCCGGCATGGGCATGCCCTTCTCGGGTCCGGGCAGCATGCCGGCGCGCTGA
- a CDS encoding DUF6691 family protein, which translates to MSIIVQFAIGLVFGLGLLVAGMSNPAKVLNFLDLGAIPTGGWDPSLAFVMAGAIAVTFIGFKLVLRRPRPIFGETFHLPGATEIDSRILLGPAIFGVGWGLAGFCPGPAFTALASGGGAAVFFVVAMLSGMAAARWLANRI; encoded by the coding sequence ATGTCCATCATCGTCCAGTTCGCCATTGGCCTCGTCTTCGGGCTTGGCCTCCTTGTCGCTGGCATGTCCAACCCGGCAAAGGTGCTGAACTTCCTGGATCTGGGCGCCATCCCGACGGGTGGCTGGGATCCGAGCCTGGCCTTCGTCATGGCCGGCGCCATCGCCGTCACATTCATCGGCTTCAAGCTGGTCCTGCGGCGCCCGCGACCGATCTTTGGCGAGACGTTCCACCTGCCGGGCGCCACCGAGATCGACTCACGCATCCTGCTGGGCCCTGCCATCTTCGGCGTGGGCTGGGGTCTCGCCGGCTTTTGCCCTGGGCCGGCCTTCACGGCGCTGGCGAGCGGGGGCGGCGCCGCGGTATTCTTTGTCGTCGCAATGCTGTCTGGCATGGCCGCTGCACGATGGCTCGCCAACCGGATCTGA
- a CDS encoding Rrf2 family transcriptional regulator, with product MRLTQYSNFTLRTLQLVALRSPEIVTVDEVARAHRISKAHLVKVAAELSRRGYIDATRGRRGGMRLARPAEQITVGEIIRWTEAPLELVECFNAETNTCPLLGACHLSRGLQRALRAFLSVLDDLTIADIALNRDALLARLFTPEAPADHPPGAMAGAQ from the coding sequence TTGCGCCTGACCCAGTATTCCAACTTCACGCTCCGCACGCTGCAACTCGTCGCCCTCCGATCGCCCGAGATCGTGACCGTGGACGAAGTCGCCCGCGCCCATCGCATCTCCAAGGCACATCTGGTGAAGGTCGCCGCCGAGCTTTCGCGCCGAGGCTATATTGACGCGACCCGCGGCCGCCGTGGCGGCATGCGCCTGGCCCGCCCGGCCGAGCAGATCACGGTGGGCGAGATCATCCGCTGGACAGAGGCACCGCTGGAACTGGTGGAATGCTTCAACGCCGAGACGAACACCTGCCCGCTGCTCGGCGCCTGCCATCTCTCACGCGGTCTGCAGCGCGCCTTGCGAGCTTTTCTCTCGGTTCTGGATGATCTGACGATCGCCGACATTGCCTTGAATCGCGATGCATTGCTGGCACGTCTCTTCACACCGGAAGCACCGGCCGATCATCCGCCCGGAGCCATGGCCGGCGCGCAGTAA